The Mauremys mutica isolate MM-2020 ecotype Southern chromosome 1, ASM2049712v1, whole genome shotgun sequence genome has a segment encoding these proteins:
- the LOC123362480 gene encoding olfactory receptor 52N4-like, with amino-acid sequence MADFNLTPSDRSTFILVGIPGMEAAHIWMSIPFSMFYIICLLGNFTLLFIVGKEQSLHKPMYLLLCMLALTDITTSTFVVPKALLIFWFNLKAITVGSCLTQMFFLHAVSIMHSAILVTMAIDRYVAICNPLRYNTFLTNKRIAKLGLVGLIRAVLFILPLPLLLIRLPYCANRIIPHTYCDHMAVAKLSCGDITINRMYGLAMAFVVMGFDLTIIALSYSLIIRAILRINSKEAHQKALNTCTAHLCVMMMAYPVGFFSTLVHRFGHDFAPQVHIILANVYFVIPPMLNPIIYGVKTKELRDKVVKYTYRMCSPGATYFKPA; translated from the coding sequence ATGGCAGATTtcaacctcaccccctctgacCGTTCAACATTTATCCTAGTGGGCATCCCTGGTATGGAAGCTGCTCACATCTGGAtgtccatccctttctctatgtTCTACATTATCTGCCTGTTGGGAAATTTCACACTTCTCTTTATTGTAGGGAAAGAGCAGAGcctgcacaagccgatgtacctgTTGCTCTGCATGCTGGCGCTCACAGACATCACCACATCTACCTTTGTTGTTCCAAAAGCACTGTtgatattttggttcaatttgaaagcTATTACTGTGGGtagctgcctcacccagatgttcttccttcatgCGGTTTCTATTATGCACTCAGCTATCCTTGTGACAATGGCCATTGATCGCTatgttgccatatgtaaccctctgagatacaACACTTTCCTCACCAACAAACGAATAGCTAAGCTAGGGCTCGTGGGTTTGATAagagctgttctcttcattctgcccctgcccctgctcctaaTCAGGCTTCCATActgtgccaaccgcattatccccCATACATACTGTGACCACATGGCTGTGGCAAAGCTATCATGTGGGGACATCACAATCAACAGGATGTATGGTTTGGCGATGGCATTTGTAGTCATGGGGTTCGACCTGACAATCATTGCCCTGTCTTACAGTCTGATCATCAGGGCCATCCTCAGAATCAACTCTAAGGaagcccaccagaaagccctcaacacctgcacagcccaccTCTGTGTGATGATGATGGCTTATCCTGTCGGATTCTTCTCCACTCTGGTACATCGGTTTGGCCATGACTTTGCTCCCCAGGTTCACATCATATTGGCCAATGTCTATTTTGTTATTCcccccatgctcaaccctatcatttatggtGTCAAAACCAAAGAACTTCGTGACAAAGTGGTCAAATACACCTACAGAATGTGCTCGCCTGGGGCAACTTACTTTAAACCTGCTTGA